A single Methylobacterium sp. 17Sr1-1 DNA region contains:
- a CDS encoding ABC transporter permease — translation MVKFLARRLALAVPTLIIASMIIFALQQLLPGDTATALSGEERDPEVIAFIRAKYHLDRPLPVRYAYWAGGVLHGDLGESIRLQKPVIELIREKLPVTLELACLAMLVALVIGVPMGILSAVRPGTWIDGLANGVALWGLSVPNFWLGILMILLFSVQLGWLPASGYVPPGESLSDNLRSMAMPAFVLGNAIAAVMMRHTRAAMLGVLQSDYVRTARAKGVPTARVVLRHALPNAAIPIITLGALEFGQLLSGAVLTEQVFSVPGFGKLMVDAVFNRDFATVQGVVICTATTYILLNLAADLASALVNPKLRRA, via the coding sequence ATGGTGAAATTTCTGGCCCGGCGCCTGGCGCTGGCGGTTCCGACCCTGATCATCGCCTCGATGATCATCTTCGCCCTGCAGCAGCTCCTGCCGGGCGACACCGCCACCGCGCTGTCGGGCGAGGAGCGCGACCCGGAGGTGATCGCCTTCATCCGCGCCAAGTACCACCTCGATCGGCCTCTGCCGGTCCGATACGCCTACTGGGCCGGCGGCGTCCTGCACGGGGATCTCGGCGAGTCGATCCGGCTGCAGAAGCCGGTGATCGAGCTGATCCGCGAGAAGCTGCCGGTGACGCTCGAACTCGCCTGCCTGGCGATGCTGGTGGCGCTCGTCATCGGCGTGCCGATGGGGATCCTCTCGGCGGTCCGGCCCGGGACCTGGATCGACGGCCTCGCCAACGGGGTCGCGCTGTGGGGCCTGTCGGTGCCGAATTTCTGGCTCGGCATCCTGATGATCCTGCTGTTCTCCGTGCAGCTCGGCTGGCTGCCGGCCTCCGGCTACGTGCCGCCGGGCGAGAGCCTCAGCGACAATCTCCGCTCGATGGCGATGCCGGCCTTCGTGCTCGGCAACGCCATCGCGGCGGTGATGATGCGCCACACGCGGGCGGCGATGCTCGGCGTGCTGCAATCCGACTACGTCCGCACCGCGCGGGCCAAGGGCGTGCCGACCGCCCGGGTGGTCCTGCGCCACGCGTTGCCCAACGCCGCGATCCCGATCATCACCCTCGGCGCCCTCGAATTCGGCCAGCTCCTCTCCGGTGCGGTGCTGACCGAGCAGGTATTCTCCGTTCCCGGCTTCGGCAAACTGATGGTGGATGCCGTGTTCAACCGCGACTTCGCGACCGTGCAGGGCGTCGTGATCTGCACCGCCACCACCTACATCCTGCTCAACCTCGCGGCCGATCTCGCCTCGGCGCTGGTCAATCCGAAGCTCCGGCGCGCATGA
- a CDS encoding ABC transporter ATP-binding protein — protein MSTAPPLLDVRDLAVAFDTDGGTVHAVNGVSYPLREGETLGIVGESGSGKSVHVLAMLGLVPRPPGRITGGQVFFAGRDLLAMPERQLRRVRGAEIGMVFQDPMSSLNPAMNVGAQIAEPLRLHLGLGAREARARARDLLDLVRIPDAARRLDHYPHEFSGGQRQRVMIAIGLACRPKLLIADEATTALDVTVQAEIVALVQELKREIGMAIVWITHDLGVVAGIADTVQVMYAGRIVERGPVDAVFSDPRSAYTLGLLRSLPDLSRGRAGRERLRQIEGSPPDMRHPPPGDPFAPRNPYATPRCRAEAPPLAQVRGSVPGHLAAAWYDLPALLAQGAGR, from the coding sequence ATGAGTACCGCCCCTCCCCTGCTGGATGTGCGCGACCTCGCGGTCGCCTTCGACACCGACGGCGGCACCGTCCATGCCGTCAACGGTGTGAGTTACCCGTTGCGCGAGGGCGAGACCCTGGGAATCGTCGGCGAGTCGGGCTCGGGCAAGAGCGTCCACGTGCTGGCCATGCTCGGGCTGGTCCCGCGCCCGCCCGGCCGGATCACCGGCGGGCAGGTCTTCTTCGCCGGCCGCGATCTGCTGGCGATGCCGGAGCGGCAGTTGCGCCGGGTGCGCGGGGCCGAGATCGGCATGGTGTTCCAGGACCCGATGAGCTCGCTCAATCCGGCGATGAATGTGGGGGCGCAGATCGCCGAGCCGTTGCGCCTGCATCTCGGCCTCGGCGCCCGCGAGGCCAGGGCGCGGGCCCGCGACCTCCTCGACCTCGTGCGCATCCCCGATGCGGCGCGTCGCCTCGACCACTACCCGCACGAGTTCTCCGGCGGCCAGCGCCAGCGGGTGATGATCGCGATCGGGCTCGCCTGCCGGCCCAAGCTCCTGATCGCCGACGAGGCCACGACCGCCCTCGATGTCACCGTGCAGGCCGAGATCGTCGCCCTGGTGCAGGAACTCAAGCGCGAGATCGGGATGGCGATCGTCTGGATCACCCACGATCTCGGCGTGGTCGCGGGCATCGCCGACACCGTGCAGGTGATGTATGCCGGCCGCATCGTCGAGCGTGGGCCGGTCGACGCGGTCTTCTCCGATCCGCGCAGCGCCTACACGCTGGGGCTCCTGCGCTCGCTGCCGGATCTGAGCCGCGGCCGGGCCGGGCGCGAGCGCCTGCGCCAGATCGAGGGCAGCCCGCCCGACATGCGTCATCCGCCGCCAGGCGATCCCTTCGCGCCACGCAACCCCTACGCCACGCCGCGCTGCCGGGCGGAGGCGCCGCCGCTGGCGCAGGTTCGAGGCAGCGTGCCGGGCCACCTGGCCGCCGCCTGGTACGACCTGCCGGCGCTGCTGGCGCAAGGGGCCGGGCGATGA
- a CDS encoding ATP-binding cassette domain-containing protein: protein MRPVKPEPLLAVRNLRKHYPLRHWWGGKASVFRAVEDVSFDIAPGETLGLVGESGSGKSTIGRAVTMLNPPTSGTIAFEGTDLGTLPAREMRRMRRRIQMIFQDPYAALNPRMSAGAYVAEPFRLHRPDMGGAERRDAVAGLFQRVGLDPRFAGRYPHQFSGGQRQRLCIARAIALKPSFIVADEPIAALDVSIQAQVVNLLQDLQQELGLSTLFISHDLRMVRYLCHRVAVLRRGRLVELADSDTLYEDPRHPYTRALLGAVPVPDPAAERARLRAVREAPPVAIPDAGPLEEIAPGHWVAQAASV, encoded by the coding sequence ATGAGACCGGTGAAGCCCGAGCCGCTGCTCGCGGTGCGCAATCTCCGCAAGCACTACCCGCTGCGCCACTGGTGGGGCGGGAAGGCGTCCGTCTTCCGCGCGGTCGAGGACGTGAGCTTCGACATCGCGCCCGGCGAGACGCTCGGCCTCGTCGGCGAATCGGGCTCGGGCAAGTCGACGATCGGTCGGGCGGTGACGATGCTGAACCCGCCGACCTCCGGGACCATCGCCTTCGAGGGCACCGACTTGGGGACCCTGCCGGCCCGGGAGATGCGGCGGATGCGCCGGCGCATCCAGATGATTTTCCAGGACCCCTACGCCGCCCTCAACCCGCGGATGAGCGCCGGCGCCTACGTCGCCGAGCCGTTCCGACTGCACAGGCCGGACATGGGAGGCGCGGAGCGCCGCGACGCGGTGGCCGGCCTGTTTCAACGAGTCGGGCTCGATCCGCGCTTCGCCGGGCGCTACCCGCATCAATTCTCCGGCGGGCAGCGCCAGCGGCTCTGCATCGCCCGGGCGATCGCGCTGAAACCCAGCTTCATCGTCGCCGACGAGCCGATCGCCGCCCTCGACGTCTCGATCCAGGCCCAGGTGGTCAACCTGCTGCAGGACCTGCAGCAGGAGCTGGGCCTGTCCACCCTCTTCATCTCCCACGACCTGCGGATGGTGCGCTACCTCTGCCACCGGGTCGCGGTGCTGCGGCGCGGGCGGCTCGTCGAACTCGCCGACAGCGACACCCTCTACGAGGATCCGCGACATCCCTACACGCGGGCGCTGCTCGGCGCGGTGCCGGTGCCCGACCCGGCGGCCGAGCGGGCCCGCCTGCGGGCGGTGCGCGAGGCGCCGCCCGTCGCCATCCCGGATGCCGGACCGTTGGAGGAGATCGCTCCCGGGCATTGGGTGGCGCAGGCCGCCAGCGTGTAA
- a CDS encoding ABC transporter substrate-binding protein — MPRLFTACLLAGLAVSAPLATGAQAQTLRFGLMEDPDALDPTLARTFAGRMVFAALCDKLADIGPDLKPVPQLATRWAWSDDQKALTLTLRPGVRFHDGEPLNAAAVKFSLERHLKLPGSQRRGEIAPIDTIEAVDDLTVKINLKTPFAPLLAQFTDRAGMIVSPKAAERLGDKFATAPVCAGPYTFVERVPQDRIVVERFDDYWNKDAIQIKRIEFRPIPDTTVRLTNLRAGQLDLIERLAPTDLAQVKRDPKLKVGQAYELGFSGVVFNTAREGSPVADPRVRAAFEAAIDRSAITQVVYNGEYLAGNQWVSPRNPNYVTDHPVPKRDVAKAKALLKEAGIEKPSITMMVYANNDAPQVGQVIQAMTREAGFDVKLQATDFTTSLDQADKGNFEAYLYNWSGRPDPDGNTYSFLACKMPLNYARYCNQEADSAMNAERLTTDADQRRAAWKRLADRVLTDKPLVYLFHRKLLWAYSQRLTGFGEYPDGLVRFTGLKLD, encoded by the coding sequence ATGCCGCGTCTCTTCACCGCCTGCCTGCTCGCAGGGCTCGCCGTCTCTGCCCCGCTGGCGACCGGCGCCCAGGCGCAGACCCTGCGCTTCGGCCTGATGGAGGATCCTGACGCCCTCGATCCGACGCTCGCCCGCACCTTCGCCGGCCGCATGGTGTTCGCGGCGCTCTGCGACAAGCTCGCCGACATTGGGCCCGACCTGAAGCCGGTGCCGCAGCTCGCCACCCGATGGGCGTGGTCCGACGACCAGAAGGCCCTGACGCTCACGCTGCGGCCGGGCGTGCGCTTCCACGACGGCGAGCCGTTGAACGCCGCGGCGGTGAAATTCTCGCTCGAGCGCCACCTGAAGCTGCCGGGCTCGCAGCGCCGCGGCGAGATCGCGCCGATCGACACGATCGAGGCGGTCGACGACCTGACCGTGAAGATCAACCTGAAGACGCCGTTCGCGCCGCTGCTGGCGCAGTTCACCGACCGGGCCGGCATGATCGTCTCGCCCAAGGCCGCCGAGCGGCTCGGCGACAAGTTCGCCACCGCGCCGGTCTGCGCCGGGCCGTACACGTTCGTCGAGCGGGTGCCGCAGGACCGTATCGTGGTCGAGCGCTTCGACGATTACTGGAACAAGGACGCGATCCAGATCAAGCGGATCGAGTTCCGGCCGATCCCCGACACCACGGTGCGGCTGACCAATCTCCGGGCCGGCCAGCTCGACCTGATCGAGCGCCTGGCTCCCACCGACCTGGCGCAGGTGAAGCGCGACCCGAAGCTGAAGGTCGGCCAGGCCTACGAGCTCGGCTTCTCCGGCGTGGTGTTCAACACCGCCCGGGAAGGATCCCCGGTGGCGGATCCCCGGGTGCGGGCCGCCTTCGAGGCGGCGATCGACCGCAGCGCGATCACGCAGGTGGTCTATAACGGCGAGTACTTGGCCGGGAACCAGTGGGTCTCGCCCCGGAACCCGAACTACGTCACGGACCACCCGGTGCCGAAGCGCGACGTCGCCAAGGCCAAGGCGCTCCTGAAGGAGGCCGGGATCGAGAAGCCCTCGATCACCATGATGGTCTACGCCAACAACGACGCGCCCCAGGTCGGCCAGGTGATCCAGGCGATGACCCGTGAGGCCGGCTTCGACGTGAAGCTCCAGGCCACCGACTTCACCACCTCCCTCGACCAGGCCGACAAGGGCAATTTCGAGGCCTATCTCTACAACTGGAGCGGCCGGCCCGACCCGGACGGCAACACCTACAGCTTCCTGGCCTGCAAGATGCCGCTGAACTACGCGCGCTACTGCAACCAGGAGGCCGATTCGGCGATGAACGCCGAGCGGCTGACCACCGATGCGGACCAGCGCAGGGCGGCGTGGAAGCGCCTCGCCGACCGGGTGCTCACCGACAAGCCGCTGGTCTACCTCTTCCACCGCAAGCTGCTCTGGGCCTATTCGCAGAGGCTCACCGGCTTCGGTGAGTACCCGGACGGGCTCGTGCGCTTCACCGGCCTGAAGCTCGACTGA
- a CDS encoding VOC family protein, which translates to MGYVYDHLHLRSRDAVAAARFYVEVLEARETGREGGESPSRIILDLGGMRMFIEQAPEGTGPAAVPPHRGIEHIGLRVEDIEATVADLAARGIPLVSGITDVKPGLRIAFFEGPDGVRIEILQRG; encoded by the coding sequence ATGGGCTACGTGTACGACCATCTCCACCTGCGCAGCCGGGACGCGGTGGCGGCGGCCCGGTTCTACGTCGAGGTGCTGGAGGCGCGGGAGACCGGGCGCGAGGGCGGGGAGAGCCCGAGCCGGATCATCCTCGATCTCGGCGGGATGAGGATGTTCATCGAGCAGGCGCCGGAGGGCACCGGGCCCGCCGCCGTGCCGCCGCATCGCGGCATCGAGCATATCGGGCTGCGCGTCGAGGACATCGAGGCGACGGTGGCGGATCTCGCCGCCCGCGGCATCCCGCTGGTCTCAGGGATCACCGACGTGAAGCCGGGCCTGCGGATTGCCTTCTTCGAGGGACCGGACGGCGTGCGCATCGAGATCCTGCAGCGCGGATAG
- a CDS encoding adenylate/guanylate cyclase domain-containing protein, which translates to MTEHVATARPRAFTRDRLTRALPLARALTFRAGLRVARLRHWLAGRLPPRVRGRLAGNVRAAELAGLAFAFRARAVAIVVVSLWLLVLVPWPRDLYYLAVAGLFFLLGYVPYRLRHHARAGTIKLAFTVLDIALMAAAIIVPPPAGLGVDWPIQTRLRTPEFLYLLLLLGEAALTYWPVAVLWTGTWIAAIWSLGVWLVYSRADTVRFSDVARDGRLSAQASLKVFLDPAYVGLTPLWTQVIVTGLFTLLLAIAVWRSRGTMLAQVRAEVVRADLARYVSPDVADALAARAHAGFGAPQTRVVAVLFADVVGFTGLSEGMAPERAFALLRGFRERSCKVVFRHAGTLDKFLGDGFMATFGGLDGRGDGAARAMACAVALQDEIDAWNAKREARGAAPVRVAIGVHCGPVVIGNIGADQRVEFTVIGDVVNVASRLQAATREVGGRILASDCCLAVAGPEVAGRFTRTLPLTLRGRLQPIVVHVAE; encoded by the coding sequence GTGACAGAGCACGTTGCGACGGCCCGGCCGCGGGCCTTCACCAGAGACCGCCTGACCAGGGCCTTGCCGCTCGCCCGCGCGCTGACCTTCCGGGCGGGGCTCAGGGTCGCGCGCCTGCGCCACTGGCTCGCCGGCCGGCTGCCGCCCCGGGTCCGCGGGCGGCTGGCCGGGAACGTGCGGGCCGCCGAGCTCGCCGGGCTCGCCTTCGCGTTCCGGGCCCGGGCGGTCGCCATCGTGGTCGTGTCGCTGTGGCTCCTGGTTCTCGTGCCCTGGCCGCGCGACCTCTACTACCTCGCCGTCGCCGGCCTGTTCTTCCTCCTCGGCTACGTGCCGTACCGCCTGCGGCACCACGCCCGGGCGGGGACGATCAAGCTCGCCTTCACGGTGCTCGACATCGCGCTCATGGCCGCGGCGATCATCGTGCCGCCGCCGGCCGGGCTCGGGGTCGACTGGCCGATCCAGACCCGGCTGCGCACCCCGGAATTCCTCTATCTGCTGCTGCTGCTCGGCGAGGCGGCGCTGACCTACTGGCCGGTGGCGGTGCTCTGGACCGGGACCTGGATCGCCGCGATCTGGTCGCTCGGCGTCTGGCTGGTCTACAGCCGCGCCGACACGGTGCGCTTCTCCGACGTCGCCCGCGACGGGCGCCTGAGCGCGCAGGCCTCCCTGAAGGTCTTCCTCGACCCGGCCTATGTCGGCCTGACCCCCCTCTGGACGCAGGTCATCGTCACCGGCCTGTTCACGCTGCTGCTGGCCATCGCGGTGTGGCGGAGCCGGGGCACGATGCTGGCGCAGGTGCGCGCCGAGGTGGTGCGGGCCGATCTCGCGCGCTACGTCTCGCCCGACGTCGCCGACGCGCTGGCGGCCCGGGCCCATGCGGGCTTCGGCGCGCCGCAGACCCGGGTGGTGGCCGTGCTGTTCGCCGACGTCGTCGGCTTCACCGGCCTGAGCGAGGGGATGGCGCCGGAGCGCGCCTTCGCGCTCCTGCGCGGCTTTCGCGAGCGCAGCTGCAAGGTGGTCTTCCGCCACGCCGGCACCCTCGACAAGTTCCTCGGCGACGGCTTCATGGCGACCTTCGGCGGCCTCGACGGCCGCGGCGACGGCGCCGCCCGGGCGATGGCCTGCGCGGTCGCCCTCCAGGACGAGATCGACGCCTGGAACGCCAAGCGCGAGGCCCGCGGCGCCGCGCCGGTGCGGGTCGCGATCGGGGTGCATTGCGGCCCGGTGGTGATCGGCAATATCGGCGCCGACCAGCGGGTCGAGTTCACGGTGATCGGCGACGTCGTCAACGTCGCGAGCCGCCTGCAGGCGGCCACCCGCGAGGTCGGCGGCCGCATCCTCGCCTCCGATTGCTGCCTCGCGGTCGCCGGGCCGGAGGTGGCGGGCCGCTTCACCCGCACGCTGCCCCTGACCCTGCGCGGCCGCCTCCAGCCGATCGTGGTGCACGTGGCGGAGTGA
- a CDS encoding peptide ABC transporter ATP-binding protein, with the protein MSAPVVVAGDLRQTYEIRRGLFRAPARLQAVGGISFAIEPGRTLAVVGESGCGKSTLARMVTLIEPPSDGDLTLDGIDAVDPPAAERRRLRRTVQLVFQNPYGSLNPRKRIGAILEQPLAINTGLSGPERRERVRAMMAKVGLRPEHDARYPHMFSGGQRQRIAIARALMLSPKLVVADEPVSALDVSIQAQVLNLLADLQQELGLAYLFISHDLGVVGHIAHDVLVMYLGLAMEQGPKDAIFARPLHPYTQALMAATPGVGPRTRARIVLRGELPSPLNPPQGCVFSTRCPHATERCRQERPQPRPLAGRAVACHYAEAFLEGAPGEGRVVAAG; encoded by the coding sequence GTGAGCGCCCCCGTCGTCGTCGCCGGCGATCTCCGCCAGACCTACGAGATCCGCCGCGGCCTGTTCCGTGCGCCGGCCCGGCTCCAGGCGGTCGGCGGCATCTCGTTCGCGATCGAGCCCGGCCGGACGCTCGCCGTGGTCGGCGAATCCGGCTGCGGCAAGTCGACCCTCGCCCGCATGGTGACGCTGATCGAGCCGCCGTCGGACGGCGACCTCACCCTCGACGGGATCGACGCCGTCGACCCGCCGGCCGCGGAGCGCCGCCGCCTGCGCCGCACGGTGCAGCTGGTGTTCCAGAACCCCTACGGCTCGCTCAACCCGCGCAAGCGCATCGGGGCGATCCTGGAGCAGCCGCTCGCGATCAATACCGGCCTGTCGGGCCCCGAGCGCCGCGAGCGGGTGCGCGCGATGATGGCCAAGGTGGGCCTGCGCCCGGAGCACGACGCGCGCTACCCCCACATGTTCTCCGGCGGCCAGCGCCAGCGCATCGCCATCGCCCGCGCGCTGATGCTGTCGCCCAAGCTCGTCGTCGCCGACGAGCCGGTCTCGGCCCTCGACGTGTCGATCCAGGCCCAGGTGCTGAACCTGCTCGCCGACCTGCAACAGGAACTCGGCCTCGCCTACCTGTTCATCTCCCACGACCTCGGCGTGGTGGGCCACATCGCCCACGACGTGCTGGTGATGTATCTCGGCCTCGCCATGGAGCAGGGCCCGAAGGACGCGATCTTCGCCCGGCCCCTCCACCCCTACACCCAGGCCCTGATGGCGGCCACGCCCGGCGTCGGCCCGCGCACCCGCGCGCGGATCGTGCTGCGGGGCGAGTTGCCCTCGCCGCTCAACCCGCCGCAGGGCTGCGTGTTCTCGACCCGCTGCCCCCACGCCACCGAGCGCTGCCGGCAGGAGCGGCCGCAGCCGCGGCCGCTCGCGGGCCGGGCGGTGGCCTGCCACTACGCCGAGGCCTTCCTGGAGGGGGCGCCGGGGGAGGGGCGGGTGGTCGCGGCGGGGTAG
- the argC gene encoding N-acetyl-gamma-glutamyl-phosphate reductase: protein MSIRVGIVGISGFGGGEALRLIAGHPDFELVYAAGEGSAGSRLADRFPGVPARLADLVIEKWDPAALPPLDVLFASLPTGTSAEALARVPASVKIVDTGGDHRYVEGWTYGLADIWPERIAGRTRVANPGCFPAATLTALAPLLADGLIAPGHIVVDAKTGISGAGRGGGDSRFGYAETNENLIPYGLLKHTHMPEIAATIERMSGGSAAGLVFTPHLVPMTRGILVTIYCRGRATTEQCLDAARRFYAGRAFVRVTDRPPQTKWATGSNLAFVGYAADPERDLVIAMGVVDNLGKGAAGQAVQNANLICGLTETAGLEGAPVWP, encoded by the coding sequence ATGAGCATTCGCGTCGGCATCGTCGGCATCAGCGGTTTCGGCGGCGGCGAGGCGTTGCGCCTGATCGCGGGCCATCCGGACTTCGAACTCGTCTACGCCGCGGGCGAGGGCAGCGCCGGCAGCCGCCTGGCCGACCGCTTCCCCGGCGTGCCGGCGCGGCTCGCCGACCTCGTGATCGAGAAGTGGGATCCCGCAGCCCTGCCGCCGCTCGACGTGCTGTTCGCCTCGCTGCCCACCGGCACCTCCGCCGAAGCGCTGGCGCGCGTGCCGGCGAGCGTGAAGATCGTCGATACCGGCGGCGACCACCGCTACGTCGAGGGCTGGACCTACGGCCTCGCCGATATCTGGCCGGAGCGGATCGCGGGGCGGACCCGCGTCGCCAATCCCGGCTGCTTCCCGGCCGCGACGCTGACCGCGCTGGCGCCGCTCCTGGCGGACGGGCTGATCGCGCCCGGCCACATCGTGGTCGATGCCAAGACCGGCATCTCCGGGGCCGGCCGGGGCGGCGGCGACAGCCGGTTCGGCTACGCCGAGACCAACGAGAACCTGATCCCCTACGGCCTGCTCAAGCACACCCACATGCCCGAGATCGCCGCCACGATCGAGCGGATGAGCGGCGGCAGCGCGGCCGGGTTGGTCTTCACGCCGCACCTCGTGCCGATGACCCGCGGCATCCTCGTCACGATCTACTGCCGCGGCCGCGCCACCACCGAGCAGTGCCTGGACGCGGCCCGACGCTTCTACGCGGGCCGGGCCTTCGTCCGCGTCACCGACAGGCCGCCCCAGACCAAGTGGGCGACCGGCTCGAACCTCGCCTTCGTCGGTTACGCCGCCGATCCGGAGCGCGACCTGGTGATCGCGATGGGCGTCGTCGACAATCTCGGCAAGGGGGCCGCCGGACAGGCGGTGCAGAACGCCAACCTGATCTGCGGCCTCACGGAGACCGCCGGGCTCGAGGGCGCCCCCGTCTGGCCGTGA
- a CDS encoding ABC transporter permease, with the protein MSEAGLSTAAEVAAPPVAVLPPEPGALRAFWHRFSRRRGALAGLVVVVLLGVLALGAEWIAPFDPTATDWGAVRAAPDLTHLFGTDEVGRDVLARIVYGTRASLGAGLTSVALAVALGLPLGMLAGYAGGVIDGAIMRLTDALLAIPFLILAIALAAFLGPSLTNAMVAIGLSATSIFVRLTRAQVQAVAAEDFVEAARAVGNPPWRIALHHILPNIVPAILVQATLTIAAAIIAEASLSFLGLGQQPPEPSWGSMLNTAKNFLDQAPWMAIWPGVSIFLAVLAFNLVGDGLRDALDPRERR; encoded by the coding sequence ATGAGCGAAGCCGGTCTCTCCACGGCCGCCGAGGTGGCGGCTCCCCCGGTCGCCGTGCTTCCGCCGGAGCCGGGGGCCCTTCGCGCCTTCTGGCACCGGTTCAGCCGCCGGCGCGGGGCGCTCGCCGGTCTCGTCGTCGTGGTGCTCCTCGGCGTCCTGGCGCTCGGCGCCGAGTGGATCGCGCCGTTCGATCCGACCGCCACCGACTGGGGGGCGGTGCGGGCGGCGCCCGACCTCACCCACCTCTTCGGCACCGACGAGGTCGGGCGCGACGTGCTCGCGCGCATCGTCTACGGCACGCGGGCCTCGCTCGGGGCGGGGCTGACCTCGGTGGCGCTGGCGGTGGCACTCGGCCTGCCGCTCGGCATGCTGGCGGGCTATGCCGGCGGCGTCATCGACGGGGCGATCATGCGCCTGACGGACGCGCTGCTGGCCATCCCGTTCCTGATCCTCGCCATTGCGCTGGCTGCCTTTCTCGGCCCCAGCCTCACCAACGCCATGGTGGCGATCGGGCTCTCGGCGACCTCGATCTTCGTGCGTCTCACCCGGGCGCAGGTGCAGGCCGTGGCGGCGGAGGACTTCGTCGAGGCGGCGCGTGCCGTCGGCAACCCGCCCTGGCGCATCGCGCTCCACCACATCCTGCCCAACATCGTGCCGGCGATCCTCGTCCAGGCCACCCTCACGATCGCGGCGGCGATCATCGCCGAGGCGAGCCTGTCCTTCCTCGGCCTCGGCCAGCAGCCGCCCGAACCGTCCTGGGGCTCGATGCTCAACACCGCCAAGAACTTCCTCGACCAGGCGCCCTGGATGGCGATCTGGCCCGGAGTGTCGATCTTCCTCGCAGTGCTCGCCTTCAACCTCGTCGGCGACGGGTTGCGCGACGCCCTCGACCCGCGCGAGCGCCGATGA
- a CDS encoding GGDEF domain-containing protein, translated as MRAVPRQSAERSGSPVPGRAWRDAGWTAAIVLPCALAAILTTRLLGPLALFWPANAVLLGMLLRHPERASAAGWLGALVAFLAADRIAGTGWGPTLWLNLANMTGVAAGYLVATRLLPAGALRLDQPRAMLSMLLVCLAGAAAEALVGGAAGPVLFGRGLVPSLLDWFNGQLAIDILLLPLFLAAPRSRPLDGLVARLRAPSRWHPHDVLPVAALAVSLAVAIVLGGPGVLALPVPALIWCALRYPVFPTLVLTALMSTAQLFAILLGLLRLPDIDLFYLDALLSARLGIALVALGPMAVAIVDGARNDLLHRLDHLARHDHLTGALRRGAFLDRAGGLLAELAAAEEPAAVLMIDVDHFKQVNDRFGHAGGDRVLAAVAAALQAELPRDALLGRLGGEEFAVLLPGAGPAQAGAVAERLRRRVAALPLPDATEAGGPPPAGVTASFGLATCDAGRPQGLERLLARADAALYAAKAAGRNRVEAAGALVADPGSGRSSG; from the coding sequence GTGAGAGCCGTCCCGCGTCAGTCCGCCGAGCGCTCCGGGTCCCCGGTCCCGGGGCGGGCCTGGCGGGATGCCGGCTGGACCGCCGCGATCGTGCTGCCCTGCGCGCTCGCCGCGATCCTGACCACCCGGCTGCTCGGGCCGCTGGCGCTGTTCTGGCCGGCGAACGCGGTCCTGCTCGGGATGCTGCTGCGTCATCCGGAGCGCGCCTCGGCCGCCGGCTGGCTCGGCGCCCTGGTCGCCTTCCTGGCGGCAGACCGGATCGCCGGCACCGGCTGGGGGCCGACCCTGTGGCTCAACCTCGCCAACATGACCGGCGTCGCGGCGGGCTACCTCGTGGCGACCCGCCTCCTGCCGGCCGGCGCGCTCCGCCTCGACCAGCCGCGCGCCATGCTGTCGATGCTGCTCGTCTGCCTCGCCGGCGCCGCGGCCGAGGCGCTGGTCGGCGGCGCGGCCGGCCCTGTGCTGTTCGGGCGCGGCCTCGTCCCCAGCCTGCTCGACTGGTTCAACGGCCAGCTCGCGATCGACATCCTCCTGCTGCCGCTCTTCCTCGCCGCGCCCCGGTCGCGGCCGCTCGACGGCCTCGTCGCGCGCCTGCGGGCGCCGTCCCGCTGGCACCCGCACGACGTCCTGCCGGTGGCCGCCCTTGCCGTGTCCCTGGCCGTGGCCATCGTGCTCGGGGGGCCGGGGGTGCTGGCCCTGCCGGTCCCGGCGCTGATCTGGTGCGCGCTGCGCTACCCGGTCTTCCCGACGCTGGTGCTGACGGCGCTCATGAGCACCGCCCAGCTCTTCGCCATCCTGCTCGGCCTCCTGCGGCTGCCGGACATCGACCTCTTCTACCTCGACGCCCTCCTGTCGGCGCGCCTCGGCATCGCGCTGGTGGCGCTTGGGCCGATGGCGGTGGCGATCGTCGACGGGGCGCGCAACGACCTGCTGCACCGGCTCGACCACCTGGCCCGCCACGACCACCTGACGGGGGCGCTGCGGCGCGGCGCCTTCCTCGACCGGGCCGGCGGGCTGCTGGCGGAACTCGCCGCGGCGGAGGAGCCGGCGGCGGTGCTGATGATCGACGTCGACCACTTCAAGCAGGTCAACGACCGGTTCGGCCATGCCGGGGGCGACCGGGTGCTGGCGGCGGTCGCCGCCGCGCTCCAGGCCGAGCTGCCCCGCGACGCGCTCCTGGGGCGCCTCGGCGGCGAGGAATTCGCCGTGCTGCTGCCCGGCGCCGGGCCGGCGCAGGCCGGAGCCGTGGCGGAGCGGCTGCGGCGACGGGTGGCGGCCCTGCCTCTGCCGGATGCGACCGAGGCGGGCGGACCGCCCCCGGCCGGGGTGACTGCGAGCTTCGGCCTCGCGACCTGCGACGCCGGCCGGCCGCAGGGGCTGGAGCGGCTGCTGGCGCGGGCCGACGCCGCGCTCTACGCCGCCAAGGCGGCCGGGCGGAACCGGGTCGAGGCGGCCGGGGCGCTCGTGGCGGATCCCGGCTCCGGGCGTTCGTCGGGCTGA